Proteins encoded by one window of Panicum virgatum strain AP13 chromosome 7N, P.virgatum_v5, whole genome shotgun sequence:
- the LOC120682933 gene encoding uncharacterized protein LOC120682933 yields MKEEVMLCFKKLIEISPDLMELEDYHLHELCDQCFNVESYDKVYHHYNFTVRMKMPNSADWTVELYFAEVKEIFRTKHYLCYPLDPNENGQCYACKNQGVEDLRHPAIDLFEMGSPDASACNLWYTAED; encoded by the exons ATGAAAGAGGAGGTGATGCTGTGTTTCAAGAAGCTCATTGAGATAAGTCCGGATCTCATG GAGCTGGAGGATTACCACCTTCATGAACTTTGCGACCAGTGCTTTAATGTGGAGAGCTATGACAAGGTGTACCATCATTATAACTTCACGGTGAGGATGAAAATGCCAAATTCAGCTGATTGGACTGTGGAGTTGTATTTCGCCGAAGTAAAGGAAATTTTTAGGACAAAACACTATTTATGTTATCCTTTGGACCCAAACGAAAATG GTCAATGTTATGCATGCAAGAACCAGGGAGTGGAAGATTTGAGGCACCCTGCCATTGATCTATTTGAAATGGGCTCGCCTGATGCTTCTGCATGCAACTTATGGTATACAGCAGAAGATTGA